A stretch of Brassica napus cultivar Da-Ae chromosome C6, Da-Ae, whole genome shotgun sequence DNA encodes these proteins:
- the LOC106389737 gene encoding nifU-like protein 5, mitochondrial, whose translation MKGITRFLNSLSRRRAREIFSSPSPLLVSRRPLFISATTQFSTSDGGVYASCYPPKVSSFPLKSISLGGAVQRRKMFIQTQSTPNPSSLMFSPGKPVMEVGSADFPNSRSAMSSPLAKAIFSIDGVVRVFFGSDFVTVTKSDDVTWDFLKPEVFAVVMDFYSSGQPLFMDSQVAAAKDTAINEDDSETVAMIKELLETRIRPSVQDDGGDIEYCGFDTETGIVKLRMQGACSGCPSSSVTLKSGIENMLMHYISEVKGVEQEFDGEEDGTSSGPVE comes from the exons ATGAAAGGGATAACGAGGTTTCTGAATTCTCTTTCGCGACGTAGAGCTCGCGAGATCTTTTCTTCGCCTTCTCCTCTTCTGGTATCACGTCGCCCTCTGTTCATTTCGGCGACAACCCAATTTTCGACGAGTGATGGGGGGGTTTATGCTTCTTGTTACCCTCCGAAAGTTTCTTCCTTTCCCCTCAAATCGATTTCACTGGGAG GGGCGGTGCAAAGGAGGAAAATGTTTATACAAACACAGTCAACACCAAACCCTTCTTCTCTGATGTTTAGTCCTGGCAAACCAGTCATGGAAGTAGGAAGCGCAGACTTCCCTAATTCTCGTTCAGCTATGAGTTCACCTTTGGCAAAAGCCATCTTCTCCATTGATG GTGTTGTTAGAGTTTTCTTCGGATCGGATTTTGTCACTGTGACTAAGTCAGACGACGTGACATGGGACTTCCTCAAGCCTGAAGTGTTTGCAGTGGTAATGGACTTCTACTCCTCTGGGCAGCCTTTGTTTATGGACTCACAAGTTGCAGCTGCCAAGGACACTGCCATTAACGAG GATGACTCTGAAACTGTAGCAATgatcaaagaactcttggagACTCGCATCCGACCATCAGTCCAAGATGATGGAGGGGACATCGAGTATTGTGGATTTGATAC GGAAACTGGGATAGTTAAGCTTCGAATGCAAGGAGCTTGTAGCGGTTGTCCAAGTTCATCTGTTACTTTGAAATCAGGGATTGAGAATATGCTGATGCATTATATATCCGAG